The genomic segment CATACCTCTTCCGGTTTTCTGAACCCGGACAAGCAGGTGGATAAGGCCAATCATAAATCGCACATTCAATCGCCCGATATCAGTACGCCGTTATACGTTTCCGAGATAATCTACTCGCGTTCCTTTTCTCAGTACCAgagatacaaataaaaatgtatgcgGCGTTAACTATCCCACGAAATTCCTTTCTCTCCTTAAACCTCGAGACAGTTACAGATCTCTGTTACAGGTTCATCTAATTTGCATGCCTCCGAGTGGAGACATCAATTGCAAAAAGAGTTCGCAGTATCATTTCGTCAACGAGTACCTTTACAAACCATTGAACTTGGCTGAAGCTGAGAACAAACCCAACGTAACCTTGAGATACAGCGAAAGATACTTCCCAACAGACATTCACCCGGACGAGCGCGAGGCTGGTGATTATCAGATTACTCCTTCTGCACCTATTCGTCGTCCTACTCCACCTGtaagattttatttacatgCTACCACcttgaaatgtaaaataaaaggagATAAAAATGTGAGATATGTATCTATAGGTGTATGCGAGTCCCCAACCTACGTTGAATAGTATTCCACCGTCAGCACGTCCACAACCAACGGGTCTTCCTCAATTTCGTTTACCCGTGAACCAAGTTTTCCGCAGTCCCGAGGAAGTAAACATTCCTCTTCAACATAGACGCCCGCAACCTCAACACCAGCCTGTGAGAAGATTCCCTCAAGTACGACCCGATGACGAAGAGTACGAATAAATTCAATCGGCATTCCTTTGATAATTATCATCCATCGTCGCAATCATCGTCATATTTCTgtcgttaattatatcacatCTGGTGTCATCATACATCTTTCGTTGaaattacaaagaaaagaCAAAAACACACTCTGgagtaattattatatttattcgaataaagtATAGTTATAGTTCTATgaattaattgtataatatataaatcgttTCTGCATTTCTTACTCTTATTCTGTAGAAATCTgacaattatttttagattaaGAACGATTGATACCTGGATTTATAATTGGTATGCTGAATtagatatgaaattatatttatggaTATTGTAAACATgctaatatatgtataatcaaCATTAGTTTAACAGTGATAAccaataaattgttattacgTTATCTTTAATAACGCTTATTACTTTAGAATGTTgctattatgaatatttttgaaatgcGTGTTGAGAATCCCAAAAACAAggaagcaaaatttatataagaCGCGCTTAAGGTTATGCGCGCGGAGAAATAGTCAATTATCTATTTAAACGAGTTATGTatggtataaaatatatagaaaaattaagtCATGCATATGTATCACATATAattgaataatgaaattattttttattcttataagGAATGATAATAAACTTAGATGtacatgtgtgtgtgtatatatatatatataaatatatatacactgtTAAAAAGAGACATTGATGTTTCATGTTATATCACGTAGTAACGAAGATTGTCAGAACGTCATAGCGCGACTCATGTTGCGTTTTACTATATagagtttcttttttaatttttcaggatatttgcaataaataaataaagaacaaacagctgaaagaaatataaaacaagtTAGGATTTGTTTAATATACATTGTTTATTGAATTGAACGAGTGGAAATTTGGATTTTCTCTTGTTCGTTtccacatatgtatatactttcTATAAGTTTCGCCATATTGTTTGCTACACTACCGCCTTCTAAAGTAAAAGGGAGTTCGGGGTTAGAATCAAAGTATTAACACTTCGTTTGACTCACTTAATGTCCCTGTGTGTTTTTCTTATTCGAGTGACTTTACACAGTTTCATCATTTATTAAGTCCTACTCATAAAGAGCGAACAAACTACGTAGGTTTCATAgtgtttacataaaaattattggtGCATTTTCGTATACCACTAATAACCGACATTCAATCAAGAATTTTGGAACAtggctgctgctgctgctgctgctctGCTCGATGAGCTTATGGGAAGGAATAGAAATGTTCTTCCCAATGAAAAACCCAAAGAACTTAATTGGGAAGATCCTGAGGTAAGTACTCGAAAATGTTGATATTCCGACATAATCATTTGAAAAGTTGGAGTTTTGAAGTAttgatatttcgttataattttcactcttatttttcattacagttttgtaaattgtatttagttAAATTTTGCCCTCATGATTTATTCGTTAATACAAGAGCTGATTTGGGTGCGTGTTCTCGAGTGCATGATGACGAAGCTAGAGAATTATTCGAAAAAGCTCCCTACTCGTATCGAAAACAACAATACGAGGATGAATTTATTAGATTTTGTCAAAGCATGTTGAATGAAGTtgagagaaaaataataaagggAAAACAACGATTAGCCCTTATTGGAAGAACAGAAGcggtaaattaaatttaaagattcaTTTTGTAGAGTGCCCTGTGTTTGTAATGataaaaatctataaattgttatttatttagccTACCTTGACACCAGCGCAAACTCAAAGAAATGAAGAACAAATTGCACTTTTAACTGAAAAAATCAATAAACTAGTAGAAGAAGCAGAGCAAAGTGGAATACAAGGCAATGTGGAACAGGCTCAAGGCCTAATGAGACTATGCGatcaattaaaagaagaacgaGAAACGTTACGAAAGTCTAATGATAATAGTCATTACAATCaggtaaatattatattgtattgttgTATGAAGTATCATAATAAAGAACAGTAAAAGctaaaaatttcgtttattttagaCTGCTGAATTAGCTGCTGCACAAGAAAAACAGATGGAGGTATGTGATGTATGTGGTGCATTTCTTATTGTTGGTGATGCTCAACAACGAATTGATGATCACCTAATGGGTAAACAACATGTTGGCTATGCTAGGTTAAAGAGTGCTCTTCAAGAAATTATggtaattcataatttttaagaaatatattttgtatacattCTCTGATAGCTTGAAATGataattactataaaaataactttatagaGTAAACGTGAAAAAGCCAGAGATGAAAAGGAGCAAAGGAGGGAAGAGGATAGAAAACAAAGAGCGCGTGCAAATGAAGAACTTGATAGGCGAAGAAGAGATGATAGGGATAGggatagagaaagagataaaCGTCGTAGGCGTGATGATGATAAAGGCAGACATGACTCAAGCAGTCACAGGTATCATAGCTACTCACAcgttaatttattacattaaattattaagataTGATAATTTCATATTGCTAATTATGTGCAGAAATTCAGGACACAGAAGTAGAAGCAGATCAAGAGACAAACATGACAGACATCGAGATGATGATCACCGACGTCATGCTCGAGATAAAGGTAAATAAAGAATGCACCATTGCAAAATTTGAACAATTCAAAAATCCATTTAACTTTCAGGAAGTCGTGATCATCGAAGCTCGAGTCATCACAACCGACGTCGCCATCGATCTAGAAGTCGAAGTCACAAGTAACTACTCTTG from the Bombus fervidus isolate BK054 chromosome 12, iyBomFerv1, whole genome shotgun sequence genome contains:
- the LOC139993033 gene encoding luc7-like protein 3, with the protein product MAAAAAAALLDELMGRNRNVLPNEKPKELNWEDPEFCKLYLVKFCPHDLFVNTRADLGACSRVHDDEARELFEKAPYSYRKQQYEDEFIRFCQSMLNEVERKIIKGKQRLALIGRTEAPTLTPAQTQRNEEQIALLTEKINKLVEEAEQSGIQGNVEQAQGLMRLCDQLKEERETLRKSNDNSHYNQTAELAAAQEKQMEVCDVCGAFLIVGDAQQRIDDHLMGKQHVGYARLKSALQEIMSKREKARDEKEQRREEDRKQRARANEELDRRRRDDRDRDRERDKRRRRDDDKGRHDSSSHRNSGHRSRSRSRDKHDRHRDDDHRRHARDKGSRDHRSSSHHNRRRHRSRSRSHK